TTCTAACTGAAAAGTACATTTTGGTCACAAAAATGGGTTAACGATTACATTTTGTTAAATTACAACTCATCACATCCACCTCTTTACAAGAGCACATTAATTTTACATATTATTCAGCATTATTATAGTTCTTGCTGTTATTGTCACTACTATTTGTATTATCTAAAAAACTTTTTATACAACTGTCATATATTTTTATCATCACAATGCTGAAGTAGAGATCTCTTTATAGATATTTTACATctgtctataaaaaaaaattatgcacattttggCAACCCCTCAAGATATAGATCTGCTAATGCTGATCTTCTTTCTTCCTATCATcctgtgtttattattattattattattattattattattattattattttattaatttttttttgtgtgtaggcATGATTCAGAGGACAGAGGTGGTGCTCTCAGTCTTGGGGGAGCTGCAGGAGGCCACAGAGTGCGTGGGTCTTGATGCCCTCACTAAAGTTGCTGTGGAGGTGGAACAGGCTCTGGCCTCTTTCTCTCTTCCTACGGCACTCTGCTCTGAGATCTCCTCATGGCTTGGCATCGACGCGGTAGCTCACAGGCTGTACCCGGCAGACGCCCCGGCGGGTTTGCTTCCTCTGGTCTGCAAAGGAGAAGGAAACATGCTGTTTGATGCAGCTAGCATGCTTCTAGTGGGCTCTACGAGCCTGAGTCTGGAGCTGCAGGTCAGGACTGTGGTGGAGATGCTTCTCTGGAAGCGATACTACCTGTGCGGTATGATCGACTCGAAGGTGATGCTGCAGGCAGTTAGGTTTTCGCTCTGCACCGAGGAGTCCCAGGACATGCTCAATCTGCCGATTCAGGTGCTGGAGGCCATCTTCGATGCCGACGTCAAGGCCTCCTGCTTCCCTGGCTCGTTTGCGAACATGTGGCACGTGTATGCGCTGGCGTCTGTCTTGCAGTGCAACATTTATTCGGTTTATCCCATGTACAATTTAAAGATTCGGCCCTATTTCAATCGACTCATTCGCCCAAGGACATGGTCAAAAAACTCAGAGCCCTTGACCCTTCACATCATGTGGTCAGGCGACTTGGAGGCAGGCTCTGTTTTCAAACCCCACAACTTTGTAGCTTTGATTCATGCGAGCGACCTCAAAATCGGGAGTCCCAACAGCGAGCAGCGAATGCCCATGGTAAATTCCCTGGAGCTTCTGAATCAGGATGCCCAGCTGTCATACTCCAACCTCAAAGACAAGTTCAATATCACCAAGAGCACCTTTTACCGCTGGAAGAGGCAAAGCATCGAGTACCACAAGAAATCGGTGGCCAGGTACGAGGCCAAACACTTTTTCCTGACATCCTACAAGCAAGGGAAGCTGATTCCTCTCAGCCAATTTAAAGGGCTTTTCCCAGAAATTCCAAGATCCACATACTACGCTTGGAAGCAAGAGCTTGTGTCTACTTGCAGCATCTCAGGTGGCTCCACAGGCGAGCTGAGTCCCAGAGATAGCACTGAACAGGACTACTGGTCCTCACCTGAAGTCAAGAAGAAGCCCAGCCAAGGGAGTTTTGCAAGCATGTTGGCTTTCAAGTGCGAGAAGCTTGAAGGAGAACGGGCCCAAAACGTGGCCTTGATGCAGGAGGCGAAGAAGAGCTTGCAGAACTGTATCGTTGCGAACACCTCGTTCCCCTACAGAATCTTCAAAAGAAGGTTTCCAGGCATCTCCAGATCCACATACTACAACTGGAGGAGGGAAGCCATGCTGTTCACACCTCTCAAAGAGCTCTCAGGTAGTAGTGAGGAAAGCTCAGATGCTGATAAAACCCAGAGTCCCAGAAGTCAAGTGTCCCCTGCTAAGTTTGACAGACAGAAACTGTCACCAAGGGTGAAGATCTCCAGACGCAAACAAAGAGGCCTGAGGCTGGCATACCACCAGAGGAAAATGTTAAGGGAAGAAGCCAAAATGCACATCCGGAGGTCAAAGATGTCCTTCATTAAATTCAAACTCAAGTTCCCTTCAGTTTCCTCCTCTTTCTATTGGCTCTGGAGAAATTCTTTGAACAAGAATACCAAGAATCCCATCATGATGTCTGAGACGGTGGAATCCCAGAGCTTGGCTGTCTCGCCAGACGTCTTTGAAAAGATTAAAACTCCAGGAATGTTTTCTTTTGATGGGAACATCGATTGCCTGAATGGACAGACTGTTAGTCCCTCTGAATTCACACTGCCTGAATACTCTTTGCCTGACCAGTCCAGTAATGATCATATGTTTGTGATGGATGTCGTGGCACTGGCCAATTTCAAGGCCCAAGCAAAGCTGTTTTTGCAACAACGTTTTGAAGAGAAGTCCTTTCCCACATTCAAAGAGTTCCGGTCCTACTTTCCTCTTACTCCTCGTTCCACCTACTACATGTGGAAAAGGGCTCTGCATCATGGAGTGCCATTAATTCATGGCTGAATGCTGTTATTTTCTTCACCACTATAAAGTCCAGTAATTACATCCAAAACTGACACTACTAATTTTTATAGTTCACAATGCAATGTTTCTCTTAGTTcggctgtttttttgtttttgttttttgtttttgagtcACCCACATAATTGCAGTTCATGCATCTTAATTATTTGTTCTTTTCCTTTATTTGACCACTTGGTTCTAGCTCAAGGACATTTGCGTGTGTGTGAAATCAGACAGTCTTTGTGTCCACCTACAGTAAGTGCTGTTGGCCCCCAGGCAAAAGGCAGTTCAAAGACATTATCAGGTTTTCAAATGGCTCTCTTTTGACTCCCACCCCCCaaatatttacaatttaaatgagTTCTAAGTTCTGATTAggttcattttattttcttgtcTATTTCGTTTATTTCTTTTAgggactttattttttttattttttttaagttacagTTGAGAActtttgttaaaaatgtatattttaattcTTACATTGGAGtgttctttatttcttttttttttttatacatatatatttttatactgaCAATTGAATGTGATCTCTGCTTGGGAAAACTTTATGTGGCCAATTTAAAATGGATTCCTCACAATTGAATGTTACAGAATTGTTGCTGTTTTGCACATTGTTTTTGACCATGTTTCAGTTCACACATTTACTTTTTTCTTGCTGCTAAAGGTGTAAATATTTGACAATCTCTGGCTTGATGCTGTTGATACTAAGTGCTTTCTGAAGATATTATGTTCAACTACCTAGCTGATATTTTTCAGCTTCACATTTATGGTGTTCTGTAACTTTCGGTTAAACTTGTCTACAAAATTACACAAGTTCACAATGTGCTCCTTGGATCATTTTGCTGAATTTGATGAGCACACTGCTAATTTTGTTCATTTCATCATGTTGAGCACCTCGTGTATGTGCCCAGTTGCTCTGTGCAATAAAATCTGGTTTATGCCCACTGTTTTCTCTTCAGGTGAGTGTTTATGAAGTATCAGAAACTTTTACCACCCAGTGTTGAGTTAATTTAATAAAGATCTGTGTTAgagttgaacacaaaataaaattttgattctgaaaataaaatcaaatcgTTGACTTCAGATCAGGCAGATCATTCACTCCAACAGCATTTGGCAAATTCTGTTGTTTAATTCAACCCAATATTGGCCCAATAAAAAGTGCACCAGCATTTTGAGTACAACTTTCCAAAATATGAGTTAGAAATTTTTCTTAAGGTGTAATTGGTTTTTAAAAATGGCAAATAAAAGAGAAAGAGTTGTGATGTCTGTCTTATGTTTCTGGAGCACTTCTCAGACAGAGATTTTACCATATCTGCACCATAGAAGTGTTTACCTCACAGTAGCATGAAAATAATTGACAGGTGGGCCAGGATACAGATACAGAAATGATCAGGATACACAAGCTGTTTATAGATGCCAGAAATCTGCAGAAATAAACATGTCTCTGTGAGTAAGTTTTGAATTTGCACATTTTTAATGGACAAATGAAAGGAACAACAGATATTCATGAGCATCCACAAAACGACTGAATCTATATAATCCATAAGAGTTAGAGCAAAATCTAGGAATTTTTTATTCCTCCTTATGGTTTCATTTGTACTAAGAGGATTTTATCAGTAAACCTCTTTACGGTTTTCTGaacctttttttctgtttttgcacGTCATGACCGAAATCCAGAAGAAGAGTATGTACAGATACACTAGATGGCAGTGGTGGGCTTTTTAGGAGCATCATATAGTTTGTTTTAGCTGAATCTCTTGCTGAAATTCCCCATGTTTGTTATAAATGAACATTATTACTTCTAAATCACTAAATGCACATTTTAATGCCACATACAGTTTTTAGATGTGAAATCAAAAGAGGTTAGTCAGTAATTGCATTCAGAGTTAGAAGTATTCAGTGTAGTGGTTTACATATATGGGTTTTTCAATGGTTGATTcttaaaatattacagtagaTGATTAATTTTGGCCGCTATTCCTTAAGCATTCCCATTCCAAAGTAACACTTTGCGGTATAGCTTAATATAATCTTTAATAAATTTAGAAAATGTGAGCAACAGCTCATAAAAGAAATTGCTtcaactatttatttatttttggtgatGTTATTTAGtgtaaataatcatttaacatttaacattacgatttgcatttgtttttgaGCCATTGgtgagacttttattttgacatcaGCCACCTGCAGGTTACGTCAGTGCGCATGCAAAAATGAGCGCGGATCGGATACCTTGGCAAGTTGGCAAAGTTCTTATGTAAATTATTcaagcattaaaaaaacaaaacaaaacaaaatgagcaCGGATCGGATGATGCTGTAGCATGAAGTTCAGAAAGAGACGCATTCCCTAATAAGAGAGTAaggtaattattattttttgattcCTGAGGAAATTTAGTGAAGTTTGAtccttaaattgatcaaaatgttAATATGTGAATGTACATTTtcgttttatttttaagatttacCTAGCATTTAATGCCTGTTTTTCCCTTGAAAGGTGCAATGTTTTGTCTGACCTGAACATATTCAAATAACTGAGTTTAAATTGGTTTGTTGTCAAAGTATACACTTGCCATTTATTATTGGTAAGCATAATAATTTtggctatttttttattttctaatgTTCACAGTCTGTATTTGAATTGACATTAAATTATAGTAAATTGTGGATTAGTAAAGTGCTTTCAGAAGAGGCTATATGGTGCACTCAgtcatttttgttcatttaaatgtttcatgGCAAGTTACTGTATGACTATACAGTGTTGTACAAAAcataaaagtacaaaaaaatagTCCACTGGCACCGACTAATCATAAACAAAAATCATAATGAGTGTACCTTTATCAGTTACAGTTGGTAGCTTAGCTAAAACCAGAGTCAAAACTGCACTGACAGGAATTGGGAGTACGTGAGgccattaaaggattaattcactttcaaataaaattttcctgataatttactcacccccatgtcatccaagatgttcatgttttttttcttcagttgaaaagaaatataggtttttgatgaaaacattccaggattattcatcttatagtggactttagtggtctctccaaacggttgaaggtcagaattacagtttcagtgcagcttcaaagggctttaaacaataccagacgaggaataagggtcttatctagtgaaacaatctgtcatttaaaaaaaaaatgtaaatgtatatcctttatataaacaaatgatcgccctctatgtgcttccgccaaaaccgcactttcgtattctgaaactgtaattttgaccttcaaccatttggagagACCATTGAAGTctattataaggagaata
This genomic window from Chanodichthys erythropterus isolate Z2021 chromosome 4, ASM2448905v1, whole genome shotgun sequence contains:
- the vrtn gene encoding vertnin, with product MIQRTEVVLSVLGELQEATECVGLDALTKVAVEVEQALASFSLPTALCSEISSWLGIDAVAHRLYPADAPAGLLPLVCKGEGNMLFDAASMLLVGSTSLSLELQVRTVVEMLLWKRYYLCGMIDSKVMLQAVRFSLCTEESQDMLNLPIQVLEAIFDADVKASCFPGSFANMWHVYALASVLQCNIYSVYPMYNLKIRPYFNRLIRPRTWSKNSEPLTLHIMWSGDLEAGSVFKPHNFVALIHASDLKIGSPNSEQRMPMVNSLELLNQDAQLSYSNLKDKFNITKSTFYRWKRQSIEYHKKSVARYEAKHFFLTSYKQGKLIPLSQFKGLFPEIPRSTYYAWKQELVSTCSISGGSTGELSPRDSTEQDYWSSPEVKKKPSQGSFASMLAFKCEKLEGERAQNVALMQEAKKSLQNCIVANTSFPYRIFKRRFPGISRSTYYNWRREAMLFTPLKELSGSSEESSDADKTQSPRSQVSPAKFDRQKLSPRVKISRRKQRGLRLAYHQRKMLREEAKMHIRRSKMSFIKFKLKFPSVSSSFYWLWRNSLNKNTKNPIMMSETVESQSLAVSPDVFEKIKTPGMFSFDGNIDCLNGQTVSPSEFTLPEYSLPDQSSNDHMFVMDVVALANFKAQAKLFLQQRFEEKSFPTFKEFRSYFPLTPRSTYYMWKRALHHGVPLIHG